The segment ACGTGAAGAAATCCAATCCTTTCCTGACGAAGCGCGAAAAGAAGCCGGATTTGCACTTCGGGCTATTCAGCAAGGCGAAGAACCCCCTGATTTCAAACCGATTTCAACTGTCGGCAAAAGCGTTCAAGAAATCCGAATTCGTACAGAAGATGCCTATCGAGTTTTTTATGTTGCTAAATTTAAGGAAGCAGTCTACGTCCTCCATGCCTTCCAAAAGAAGACCCAAAAGACCTCCCAAAGAAACATTAAACTGGGACAACAGCGCTACCAACAAATGCTGCAACATCGCCAAACCTCAGAGGAACTCAATCATGACTGACAATCTCACGACGATCGGAGAGCCAAATGTTTTTGTAGATTTAGGGTTTCCTCCCCAAGAAGCTGAAGAACTCCGCATTCGTGCCGATCTCATGCTCAACCTCAAAACCTTGATTCAAGACCGCAATTGGACGATCGATCAAGCTTCACAAATCCTTGGAGAATCCCCAGACACTATTCAAGCCCTTCTGCAAGGTAAGATCGGTCAATTTCGGATCGACCAACTCATCCTCATGCTGACTCGCGCAGGTATGACGATTCGTATCGAAGTTCTTCCCAACGTCGCCTAGACCCATCGCAATCGTTCAGCAAATGCGTAAAGTCTACTTCTCACAAACTCGACAATCTTCCTTCTCATCGCATGGCTCTGGTCAAAATAGCGCGATCGATTTTCTGCCCCGACTATAATGACAGACACAACCATCCTGGCTTACCCACCCATGGTCACCCACGTCACCCTACCCGAAGCCACCGCCAACATTACCCAACTCCTCGATCGGGTGATCCAAGGCGAAGAAATCATCATTTCCCAAGATGGACAAGCGGTCGCCCATATCTCTCCTGCAAACCGCGATCGTAAACCTCACTCCCCAGAGAATTCACCTCGTGTTCCTGGACAATACGCAGGCAAACTGATCATCCCAGACGACTTTAACGCCCCCTTACCAGACGATATCTTAAACAGCTTTCTCAATCCCGCCGACCCTCAGTAGACCATGCGTGCTTTACTCGATACCCATGCTCTACTCTGGTGGGTTACCAACAACTCTCGACTCTCTGTACCCGTTCAAGACATCATTTCAAATCCTGAA is part of the Leptolyngbya boryana PCC 6306 genome and harbors:
- a CDS encoding type II toxin-antitoxin system RelE/ParE family toxin; amino-acid sequence: MTDKPIHWIGASREEIQSFPDEARKEAGFALRAIQQGEEPPDFKPISTVGKSVQEIRIRTEDAYRVFYVAKFKEAVYVLHAFQKKTQKTSQRNIKLGQQRYQQMLQHRQTSEELNHD
- a CDS encoding type II toxin-antitoxin system Phd/YefM family antitoxin: MTDTTILAYPPMVTHVTLPEATANITQLLDRVIQGEEIIISQDGQAVAHISPANRDRKPHSPENSPRVPGQYAGKLIIPDDFNAPLPDDILNSFLNPADPQ
- a CDS encoding helix-turn-helix domain-containing protein — encoded protein: MTDNLTTIGEPNVFVDLGFPPQEAEELRIRADLMLNLKTLIQDRNWTIDQASQILGESPDTIQALLQGKIGQFRIDQLILMLTRAGMTIRIEVLPNVA